Proteins from one Ranitomeya variabilis isolate aRanVar5 chromosome 1, aRanVar5.hap1, whole genome shotgun sequence genomic window:
- the LOC143787452 gene encoding uncharacterized protein LOC143787452, translated as MSSSDSPPPQQQRVSEAESDEELSEGGETGGEMQVEEEPSAAAAAPAAAAEGSPRQSQSRRTRRHGRPSASQRAPAEEEDDDDDIDIDCLIEEVREREPLWNMADRRHADTGVTRRLWDEVCRNLFPRRESLHPQQQSKLVGKIRKRWRSLRDRFKREFNDEMKAPSGSAGRKRSKYKYGQALSFLRRTMLSRVTFSSHRAPASSSAPSGAIPPESATEGHVGRPHTSVPSSDPSVLSSDPSVPSTSSAPSSGALLQASLLASDAEQLAFPLPHPSDPATSTPPLGSWRQRQRGQERSYAPEFLHLNASFQGSFKILGEQVTAGFNMVQSRISETSQETSSRLDRLHSAVSPDPANLFFQSMLMSMEKLSFEQQMRVMNTCHNAALQAINESTHTPHRTSTPIPHQAPFPHHTPHYQTQPQYPHQQHYQTQLQSPHQHHYQTPRHSHYPTQSQYPTQSPQQSRPLDQITSPMFSLLNFSLPPTPTPPPSGQPLGLTPTSTAPQTSRVSPPIDVVQPSGTSSSHISTQHFENL; from the exons atgtcctcttctgacagccctcctccacagcaacagcgtgtatcg gaagctgaatcagatgaggagctgtcagaagggggcgagacgggtggagagatgcaagtggaggaggaaccaagt gctgctgctgctgctcctgctgctgccgctgaaggctctcccagacagtcccagagtcggcggactcgtcgccacggtcggccatca gcttcacagcgtgctcccgcagaagaggaggatgatgatgatgacattgacatcgattgtctcatcgaggaggttcgcgagcgggagccgctgtggaacatggctgaccgcaggcatgctgataccggtgtcacccgtcggctctgggacgaagtgtgtcgcaacctgtttccaaggcgggagagccttcatcctcagcagcagagcaaactag ttggaaagattaggaagcggtggcggtcactgagggatcgctttaagagggaattcaatgatgagatgaaggccccgagtggctctgcaggaaggaagaggagcaaatataaatatggccaggccctctccttcctgaggcgaacaatgctaagcagagt caccttctccagccaccgggcgcctgcatcttcctctgcgccctctggagcgatccctcctgagtccgccactgagggccacgtcggtaggccccacacctctgtcccctcctctgacccctctgtcctctcctctgacccctctgtcccctccacttcatccgccccaagcagtggagcattattgcaggcttcattgctcgcatctgatgctgaacagttagcgttccctttaccccacccctctgatcctgccacctcgacaccaccattaggttcgtggcggcagcgccagaggggtcaggaaaggagctatgctcctgagttcttacacctgaatgcatccttccaaggctctttcaaaattttgggagagcaagtgactgctggtttcaacatggtgcaatcacgcatcagtgaaacaagccaggaaaccagcagtcgcttggataggctgcattcagctgtaagtcccgatccggccaacctttttttccaatccatgctcatgagcatggagaagctttcttttgagcaacagatgcgggtaatgaatacctgccataatgctgcactgcaggccattaatgaatcgacccacacacctcaccgcacctccactccaattccacaccaggccccatttccacaccataccccccattaccaaacccagccccaatacccacaccagcagcattaccaaacccagctccaatccccacaccagcaccattaccaaaccccacgccactcccactaccctacccagtcacaatacccgacccagtccccacaacaatcccggcccctagaccaaattacttccccaatgttttccttactgaacttttctcttccacctaccccaacaccacccccctctggtcagcctcttggtttaacccccacttccactgcaccccaaacaagtagggtttccccacctatcgacgtggtccaaccttccggcacatcctcctctcatatctccacccaacactttgaaaatttgtaa